The stretch of DNA AACGATTACAGAGATCATTCGCCTTGGCAACGGCCTCAGCATCATCGATGAGCAGGTTGGAACCAAGCATTCCCAGCGTCTCGTACTCTATTTTGGTGCTGACAAAAGTGCCGTAAGTGCCACCTTTGATCTCAAGCCAGCCCTTACAACCGACTGGACAGCCCAAGCAGGCATGTTTCTTCGTTTGATACCGGACTATAGCATCCCCATCCAGATTGGCAAATGTCGGGAATCCTTCCTCGCCAAAGCGTGTCCAATTCTTGATCGGAGTGTCTCCCGAAACAAGACAGGCTGAGAAGAGCCCGCATGTCCCGTATTTCTTGTAGACAAGCGCACCTTCATCATCTGTATCCTTCATTTCCTTAAGATACTGTTTGCGCAAAATAGTGAAACGTTCTGGATCAGCTACTTGTGCCTTCTTGGTGCCTCTTACGACAAGTGCCTTAAGACTCTTGGAACCCATAACTGCAGCTAGCCCTCCGCGAGCTGCAGCACATCCCTCATGTAAGATGGCAGCAATAAGAGACTTTGCTTCACCAGCAGGGCCAATGCAAGCAATACCTACTTTCCCATCTGCCAACTCGCTCTTGATGAGCACGTCGGTCTCCGATGTATCTTTACCCCATAGGTGATCGGCGTCCTTAATACTAACCTCACCATCATTCACAAAAATGTAAACCGGTTTTGGGGAAACGCCTGTAAGGAAAATAGCGTCGTAACCGGTTGCCTTCAACTGGTTGGCAAAGGAACCACCGCAATTGGAATCACTCCATCCACCGGTGATCGGAGATTTACCGACAACTTGGAAGCGAGCACCGTGTACACCAGTACCGGTAAGTGGTCCTGTGACAAAACCAAGGATATTATCAGGACCAAGTGGATCGACCTTGGGCCTCATGTGCTCATAGAGGATTCTTACTCCTAACCCCTGCCCGCCAATAAAGTCACGACAGATGTTCTCGGGTAGTGTCTCCGTGCTGGCTGATGCCGAACTTAGGTCAATGAACAGGACTTTGCCATTATAGCCGAATACCATAATTACCACTCCGTTCTGTTTGTTATTTCAAAACGAGATAGCAGATTCTTGAAATCTGGGTTTCACTTGTAGGAGCTT from Dehalococcoidales bacterium encodes:
- a CDS encoding aldehyde ferredoxin oxidoreductase family protein; the protein is MVFGYNGKVLFIDLSSASASTETLPENICRDFIGGQGLGVRILYEHMRPKVDPLGPDNILGFVTGPLTGTGVHGARFQVVGKSPITGGWSDSNCGGSFANQLKATGYDAIFLTGVSPKPVYIFVNDGEVSIKDADHLWGKDTSETDVLIKSELADGKVGIACIGPAGEAKSLIAAILHEGCAAARGGLAAVMGSKSLKALVVRGTKKAQVADPERFTILRKQYLKEMKDTDDEGALVYKKYGTCGLFSACLVSGDTPIKNWTRFGEEGFPTFANLDGDAIVRYQTKKHACLGCPVGCKGWLEIKGGTYGTFVSTKIEYETLGMLGSNLLIDDAEAVAKANDLCNRYGLDTISTGAVIAFAMELYERGIIDKETTDGIELTWGNGMAMVEMVEQIGRREGFGAILADGSKFAAESIGKESDQYAMHVAGQDLPAHDPRVLIGCGWGYVLDATPGRHTACESANAFFSGLDILPYEELKLSHVDVNDVETNAMIYAICSDVERLISSAGICQFAYYPGILPIIELIKAVTDWDISVDEGLKAGRRIATLRQAFNIREGLKPGEWHLPKRIEEPQSSGPNVGIRYNFRLMKTMGYQALGWDRKTGRPLASTLEGLGLKDLIG